DNA sequence from the Pseudomonas fluorescens Q2-87 genome:
CCTCGCCCCTCTCCGACGACTCATCGCTGTGGACCACCACCAGCAACTGCGCTTGGACGTCGCCCACCGAACGCAGGCGATGGGGTTTCTGCGCATTGAAATGCAAGGCATCGCCACGGTTCAGCAGCACGCGTTCGTTCATGAAGTCCACTTCCACCTGGCCCTCGTGCACGAACAGGAACTCCTCTCCGGTGTGTTCCTTGAACGCGTGATGCGCGGTGAATTCGGCCGCTGGATAAAGGATGAAGGGCAGCAGGCTGCGCTCGGACACTTGGTGGGCCAATACCGCGTATTCGGAGCTGCCGCTGCTCGCCGCGAGGGATTGGCGGTCTTCGCTGCGCACCAGGCTGTAGCTGTCGAGGGAGACGCTTTCTTCGGAGAACAGCTCCTCGACTTTCACGCTCAGGGCCTTGGCGAGCTTGAGCGCCGTGGCGATGGAGGGGGTGCTCAAGCCCCGCTCCACCTTGGACAGGTAGCTCTTGGTCATCCCGGTTTTTTCGGCCAGGACGTCCAGTGTCATGCCGAGTTTTTTCCTGAGCAATTTCAAGCGAATGGACATAGGTAACCAACATTTCCAGAGAAACGGACAATCTGCGATTGCAAATGACACTTTGTGTCATATAGTCTATTTAGTGTCATTAGCACCTTCCTTTCATAGCTTCCATGACGCGGATCAAGAACGGTCAAAGAGCGAATCAGGAGAACGGGTATGAGCAAGACACTGGCGACGCCCAAGGACCAGTTGGTCCAGCATGCTGTTAATCAGATGCAGAAAACACTGCCGGATAATACGTGGACTGTACGACAAAAGCTGGCCCTGACCTGCCGCATCCTGTTCGAGAACGGTCACGACTCAGGGCTGGCGGGGCAGATTACCGCGCGTGGGCCGCAACCTGGCACTTATTACACCCAGCAATTGGGCCTGGGCTTCGATGAAATCACCGCCGGCAACCTGTTGCTGGTCAATGAAGACCTTGAGGTGCTGGAGGGCCACGGCATGCCCAACCCGGCCAACCGCTTTCACACCTGGGTCTACCGCGCCCGGGCGGATGTGAATTGCATCATTCACACCCACCCGACCCACATCGCCGCGCTGTCGATGTTGGAAGTGCCACTGCAGATTTCCCACATGGACCTCTGCCCGCTGTACGAAGACTGCGCCTTTCTGGAGGGCTGGCCGGGCGTGCCCGTTGGCAACGAGGAAGGCGAATTGATCGCCGGGGCCCTGGGTGACAAGCGCGCCATCCTGCTTTCTCACCACGGCCAGTTGTCCACCGGTGCCACCGTGGAAGAAGCCTGCAACATCGCTCAACTGATCGAACGCGCCGCGAAGCTGCAATTGCTGGCCATGGCCGCCGGCGAGGTGAAGCCGATCCTGCCTCACCTGGGTCGCGAAGCCCACGACTGGATCGCCCGCCCCAAGCGTCACGCGGCCGCTTTCAACTACTACGCCCGGCAGAACCTGCGTCAACACGCCGATTGCCTGAACTGAACCCATTAGGAGCGACGCCATGTCTACCCCCAACATCCACGGCATCATCGGCTACACCGTCACGCCCTTCTCCACCGACGGCCAGGGCTTGGACCTGGACGCACTGGGCCGGTCCATCGACTGTCTGATCGACAGCGGCGTGCATGCCATCGCGCCCCTGGGCAGCACCGGCGAAGGCGCCTACCTGAGCGACGCCGAGTGGGACCAGGTCAGCGAGTTCAGTATTGCCCGCGTCGCCGGCCGGGTGCCGACCGTGGTCAGCGTGTCGGACCTGACCACCGCCAAGGCGGTGCGCCGTGCGCGTTTTGCCCAGGCGAAGGGCGCCGATGTCGTGATGGTGTTGCCGGCCTCGTACTGGAAACTGAGCGAGGCGGAAATCCTGGCGCACTACCAAGCCATCGGTGCGAGCATCGACCTGCCCATCATGCTGTACAACAACCCCGCCACCAGCGGCATCGACATGCCGGTGGAGCTGATCCTGCGGATTTTCAACGCGGTGGATAACGTCACCATGGTCAAGGAAAGCACCGGCGACATTCAGCGCATGCACAAGCTGCAATTGCTGGGCGAGGGCCAGGTGCCGTTCTACAACGGTTGCAACCCACTGGCGCTGGAAGCCTTCGCGGCCGGCGCCAAGGGTTGGTGCACCGCCGCGTCGAACCTGATCCCGCAGCTCAACCTCGACCTTTACGCAGCCGTGCTGGCAAACGATCTGAGCCTGGCCCGGGCGTTGTTCTATCGTCAATTGCCGCTGCTGGATTTCATCCTCAAGGGCGGTTTGCCCGCCACCACCAAGGCCGGCTTGCGCATTCTTGGCCTGGAAGTCGGCGATCCGCGCCTGCCGGTGTTCCCGCTGGATGACGCCCGTAACAAGCAACTGCAGACGATGTTGAAACAACTGCTCTGATTTGCGAAGGGCGCTGTGTTCTAACTTTGCGACGGACAGGTGGTGCCCTAACCTGTCCGGTCGCGCCATTGGGGCCACTTGAGATGAAGACCTATCAACCGTTGAACTGCGACCTGCATGATTACCTTGAGATTGCCTGCCTGTACGGCTACACGCTGGACATCGAACTGACTGACGGCCAACGCCTGACAGCCCGCGCGATCACCACGCGCACCGCCTCCACCCGGGAGGAGTTTTTTGACGTGGAAACTGCGGACGGTCGCCTGGAGATTCGCCTCGATCAGTTATTGGCGATTAGGCCGCAGGATCATAACGCCCGGTTTGGCCGGGTTGTGCTGGCGAGTGGGTAATCCGTTCAGACGCGCCCCTCAACGCTCTGTCCCAAACAACTTGTCGGCAAGCTGCCGACCTCGCTCCAACCCTTCAGTCGTCAACCAGATCGATTTGTTCCTGTTTACCGGATTGCTGATGAGGCCTTGTTCATGCAATCGGTTCATGACCTCGAAGTCGAAACCTTTCCAGGCGTTGCCGTCGTCGGAGCTGAAGGCTGCCAACAAGGCAAGCACAGCTTCCTCTATCAACTTGTCGTCGTAATCCATGGTCGCTACTCCACTCGTGCTTAGCTGGTAACGCCGAATCAACATCAACGTCCCTTGACTCCTATCTGATCAAAGATAAGCAGAGAGTTCAGCTATCTGGCGCAAGGGGATTGTTCCATGACGGCACGGGTTCATGAGATCCAACTGAGAGTGCCTAGGTCGGCACCGCCTCACCCACTTGGTCCAGCGCCAATGGTTCACGCCCCATACCGGCCCCGGCTAAAAAACAGTGCCGCTCCAATGCCAATTGCACTGGTCGAGACGATACCCAGGTCAAAACCGGCGATGAAAGACGGCAGCGCAAAAATACTCGCGAACCCCAGGGCGACCAGGGCAATGCCTAGCCATTTCCTGAGGCTGTAGGATTTCATATAGAAAAACAACAGCAGGAACACTGCGTACGCCAATGCGTATAGGCCATATTCGTTCATCGTCCTAGCCGCCCTGAGTCTTGATGATCATGGAGGATCCGGAGTGTTGCGGACCGATGCCACCGCTGACCTGCGCATCCAGACTGACGATGACATCACCGGCGTGGTAGGTCGGCAACTTGCCTAGCGTGAACTCGCGGACGGCCCATCCCACAGGGATGACTGCGGCGGGCATGAACTTACCTGCCGCTGCGGCGAAAACACCGCTGGTGAGGTTGGCGATACTCATTCGTTGGGCGTTGAGTAAATCCCCCTGCTGCCGGGTCAAGGGTTTGGAGATCCCGACCATCATTTGGCAGGGTAAATCCTTGGCAAGCATCTTGTCGTAGAGCTCTACCACCCGGTTGCTCACTTCATAGTGGGCGGCTTTAGCTTCACCAAAATGCAGCTCCCTGAGGCTACCCCGTTCATCGGCTGACAAGGTGAAGCGCGATACGCTGAAGATAATTCCATGGCTGCTGGAAAACTGTCCGTTTTCAAATTTCAATGCTCGCATCCTTATCGAGTCTGGAAAGACGGGGAGTTTGTCTTAGCTGATGGGCTTTTCGCAATGGACGTCGGCACCGCCTCACAGGCCTGCTCCTATGCCATCCGGCGCAAGATGACAGCCGCCCGCCCAGATCGCCGCCCCAGGTCTCATTGAACCCCTCAAAAATGGGCTGCTGAGCTCCCCTTTACGGCTGAATGACATTTTCCCCAGCGTGGCCTACCTCACCTCAACAATTTGCGTAAACAAACACCTTCAACTAGGTTGAGATCAAGAGAAATCGTTCGCTTCGAACACTAGGTGACACACATACCTGAAAACCGCCTTGATCGGTTGTTATGAATCAGTAGTTCCGTGGCACTGCCCATCAGGATTAATAAAGCCTTATTTACAAAGGCAGGGCCATGTAACTTGATTTTATGGAATTTTTCACAACAAGGAGTAGTTAAGTATGACCTGGGGAAGAATGAAAGTACGTAATGCCTGTCCGTTTCCGGTAACCTTCTACGCACTTGCAGGCCCTACGCTTGAACTGGCTGCCAACGATACACAAACGGCTCATGCTTGTTTAATTTGGTTTTCTACAAGGGTTAAAGGCCCCGGAGATGCTATCAATCTTAGCCAGTGGGAACAGTTCTCTGGTGATTATGTACAACAACTCGATGATTTGGGATTCGACTCCGCGGACTGGGAGGAAGGAGGAAGCGGAGCGGCTGCCGGTTCAATTTTGGGCTGGGCCGTATCACAGCTATCGGGAATATTTAAGGTAAAGAACACCAACCCCGACGCCGACGCTTATTTTGGTGCAAAAAAAGAAGGGGTCTACGGCAGCTCGGACTTGGTTGTTTACGCGACGCTCGACCCAATATACAAGTTGGATCATAGCCATAAAATCTGGTATCTACATCTTGAGCATGACAAGGGTCAGATCACGCCTCCTTACAACTCTGAGCCGCTGTATGTCAAGCCGAATCTGTCTGCCTATGCGGACACTATGTTTGTCCGCGCCTGCAATTCATCTGGGTACTTGTCCGCGACTCCAGACAAAGAAGGCGTTGAGATTTTGGATCACTCCGAGCCCTACAACCCATTGGAATATCCTTCCTATTGGTCTATTCAGCCAGAACACGGCAACGATACTAGAGAAATAAAGATACTGAATGTC
Encoded proteins:
- a CDS encoding helix-turn-helix domain-containing protein, with translation MSIRLKLLRKKLGMTLDVLAEKTGMTKSYLSKVERGLSTPSIATALKLAKALSVKVEELFSEESVSLDSYSLVRSEDRQSLAASSGSSEYAVLAHQVSERSLLPFILYPAAEFTAHHAFKEHTGEEFLFVHEGQVEVDFMNERVLLNRGDALHFNAQKPHRLRSVGDVQAQLLVVVHSDESSERGEGA
- a CDS encoding aldolase codes for the protein MSKTLATPKDQLVQHAVNQMQKTLPDNTWTVRQKLALTCRILFENGHDSGLAGQITARGPQPGTYYTQQLGLGFDEITAGNLLLVNEDLEVLEGHGMPNPANRFHTWVYRARADVNCIIHTHPTHIAALSMLEVPLQISHMDLCPLYEDCAFLEGWPGVPVGNEEGELIAGALGDKRAILLSHHGQLSTGATVEEACNIAQLIERAAKLQLLAMAAGEVKPILPHLGREAHDWIARPKRHAAAFNYYARQNLRQHADCLN
- a CDS encoding dihydrodipicolinate synthase family protein — protein: MSTPNIHGIIGYTVTPFSTDGQGLDLDALGRSIDCLIDSGVHAIAPLGSTGEGAYLSDAEWDQVSEFSIARVAGRVPTVVSVSDLTTAKAVRRARFAQAKGADVVMVLPASYWKLSEAEILAHYQAIGASIDLPIMLYNNPATSGIDMPVELILRIFNAVDNVTMVKESTGDIQRMHKLQLLGEGQVPFYNGCNPLALEAFAAGAKGWCTAASNLIPQLNLDLYAAVLANDLSLARALFYRQLPLLDFILKGGLPATTKAGLRILGLEVGDPRLPVFPLDDARNKQLQTMLKQLL
- a CDS encoding Rho-binding antiterminator, which gives rise to MKTYQPLNCDLHDYLEIACLYGYTLDIELTDGQRLTARAITTRTASTREEFFDVETADGRLEIRLDQLLAIRPQDHNARFGRVVLASG
- a CDS encoding DUF6429 family protein translates to MDYDDKLIEEAVLALLAAFSSDDGNAWKGFDFEVMNRLHEQGLISNPVNRNKSIWLTTEGLERGRQLADKLFGTER
- a CDS encoding RICIN domain-containing protein — protein: MTWGRMKVRNACPFPVTFYALAGPTLELAANDTQTAHACLIWFSTRVKGPGDAINLSQWEQFSGDYVQQLDDLGFDSADWEEGGSGAAAGSILGWAVSQLSGIFKVKNTNPDADAYFGAKKEGVYGSSDLVVYATLDPIYKLDHSHKIWYLHLEHDKGQITPPYNSEPLYVKPNLSAYADTMFVRACNSSGYLSATPDKEGVEILDHSEPYNPLEYPSYWSIQPEHGNDTREIKILNVYAQKWLTDYSSSNNKVGLYPLGYADYEDQHWDITEISKNPEVVTIKNSATGLNLFANNNAGIGVYNPDYPDQHFTIQTFTVNAENIPEGVTFRIMNAQTGKYITISDAGKAYIADTDQNNQLFYIKNLDGDLKICSVAYNSYLTFYWNDNDSELATCSMEYNAYEHSPDQVWEFSTDPELAGVYIKNKLGIQKGMPNLYYNTNGVFGLYSGSFPDQLWVFQLETTDPS